The segment GACAGTAGGGATTGCGCTGCCGGAAAGACGGCATCCGCCCAAATCCGCCTCATACATTCGTCCGATGTCGACGCCGTTTCGAAAAGGTCCCGCCGCAATTTACAACTAACATGTTAGTGTGGTAGTACTGCGTGCACGCCGACATCTGGAGAGAATAGTGGCCTCGCGCTTTGGTCTTTCGGTTGCCCTCGCCACGCCATTCGATGCGTCCGGGCAAATCGCCATCCATCCCATGATCACGCAGGCCCGGGCTTGCCTTGGCGCCGGCTGCAGCAGCGCCACGCTCTTCGGCACCACCGGGGAAGGCGCTTCCGTGGGCACGGCAGAGCGGCGGATTATTACCGAGGCCATGCTGGCCGCCGGCATTCCGGCACTTCAGCTCGTTGCCGGCGTGCTGGTCGATGCAGCAGAAGACGCCGCCGAACAGGCGCGGCATGCCTTGCAGTGCGGCGTCCGCAACATCCTGCTGGCTCCGCCGAGCTACTTCAAGAATGTCGGCGAGGATGGGCTGTTCGGATGGTTTTCTGCCGTCTTCGCCGCGCTCGGCCCGCTGGCTCGCGGCATCCTCCTCTACAACATCCCCTCTGTCACCATGGTGCCGCTCCCGCTTACCCTGATCGGTCGGCTGTGTGCGGCCTTCCCCGGCGTGGTCGCCGGTGTCAAGGATTCGGGTGGCGACTGGAGTTACAGCGAGGCGCTGTTAAGAGCCCATGGCGACATGGTGATCCTGATCGGCGACGAGCGGCACCTGGCCAGAAGCGTGCGCCAGGGCGGGCAGGGCGCCATTTCCGGCATGGCCAATTTCGTAACCGGCGAAATCCGCGCCATGGCAGAGGATGGGCGCGACGATGCCCGTGTCGAGAGCTTCGTGCTCGAATTGCTTAGATATCCGGTCATCCCGGCGGTGAAGGTCATGGTGGCGCGCAAAACCGGCGACGAGCGCTGGCTGGCGGTCCGTCCGCCGCTGGAGCCGATCGGTTCGCAGGGGCGGCAACAGCTTGCTGCCGCCTATGACAGGCTGTTTGCGACAGAGCCGGCCTGAACGGCAAAGGGGAAGCGCGCTGAAATGGACGACAGCAGCGAACCGGCAACCCTCAGGGAAAGAGCTTATGCCAGCTTCACGCGGCATTTGCTGGCCCGCGATCTGCGGCCGGGACAGTTCGTGTCGCAGCGCGAACTGGTTGCCTTTACCGGGCTGCCGCTTGGCGCCATCCGTGAGATCGTGCCGCGTCTCGAGGCGGAGGGGCTTTTGACGACCATCCCGCAACGCGGCATGCAGATCGCCCATATCGACATCAACCTGATCCGCGAGGCCTTCCAGTTTCGCCTGTTCATGGAGCGCGAGGCCGTGGCGCTGTTCACCGTCAACGCCTCCGACGCCGTACTCGCCCGCCTGCGGCGCGAGCATGAGGACATGCTGGCTCAAGCCTTGTCGCAGGCGCCGACGCCGGAAATGGAAGCCAAGGCCCAGAACATCGATTGGGCCATGCACGACACCTTCATCGATGCGCTGGGCAACGAGATCATCGCCAAGGCGTATCTGGTCAATTCGGTAAAGATCAGGCTGATCCACCAGGAGCGTTTCCGCATCGACGGGCGCGTCGTGCCGGTGATGCAGGAGCACCTGACGGTGATCGAAGCGCTCGAGAGCCGCGATCCGCAAAAGGCGGTCGAGGCGATCAGCCGGCATATCGACAATGCGCGCCGGTTGGCGCTCCAGATCTGAGGACGTATGGTTCGCGGCTGCCGCGACGCTATCCACAACGACAGCAACCCAAGGGAGGAAGAAATGTCGTCCAATCCGTTCAAGCCAACGAGAAGGCAAGTCCTTGCAGGAACCACGGCGCTCGCAGCCGCGGGCCTGGCCGGCCTTCGCCCGAGCTTTTCCGCCAGCGTCGACTGGAAACGCTTTGCCGGCACCACGCTCGACGTCAATCTGGTGAAAAGCCCGCGCAGCGACACCATCCTGAAATACATCGCCGAATTCGAGGAACTGACCGGCATCAAGGTCAATGCCGAGGCGACGCCGGAACAGCAGCAGCGGCAGAAGACGGTGATCGAGCTGAGCTCCGGCAGGCCGAGCTTCGATGTCGTGCATCTGAGCTACCACGTGCAGAAGCGCCAGTTCGAAAAGGGTGGCTGGCTGGCCGACATCGCCAGCTATCTCGCCGATCCGACCCTGACCGATCCCGGGCTGGTCGAAAGCGATTTCGCCGAGGCCGGCATGCTTTTCGCCAAGGACAACCAGGGCGTGCTGCGTTCGCTGCCCTTCTCGGTGGACTACTGGATCGTCTACTGGAACAAGGAGCTGTTCGAGGCCAAGGGCCTCAAATATCCTGAATCGTTCGACCAGCTGGTGGCCGCCGCCGAAGCGTTGACCGATCCATCGACCAACACGTTCGGTTTCGTCGCCCGCGGCCTCAAGAATGCCAACACGCCGGTGTGGACGTCGCTGATGCTCGGCTACGACATGACGCCGCTCGACGACAAGGGAAAGCTGCGCACCGAAACGCCCGAGGCGATCGAGGCCGCTGCCCTCTACCAGAGGCTGATGACCAAGTCCGCCCCTCCGGGCGTCACCGGCTTCAATTGGGCTGAAGCGCAGTCCGCCTTCCTGCAGGGCAAGATCGGCATGTGGTTCGATGGCGTCGGTTTTGCCCCGCCGATGGAAAACCCTGAAAAGTCGCGCGTGGTCGGCAAGGTCGGCTATGGCGTGATGCCCAAGGGGCCCAAGGCGCATGCCTCCGGGACGTTTGGCGACGGCCTCGGCGTGACCGCCTCCAGTGAAAAGAAGGAAGCTGCCTATCT is part of the Mesorhizobium sp. L-2-11 genome and harbors:
- a CDS encoding dihydrodipicolinate synthase family protein — protein: MASRFGLSVALATPFDASGQIAIHPMITQARACLGAGCSSATLFGTTGEGASVGTAERRIITEAMLAAGIPALQLVAGVLVDAAEDAAEQARHALQCGVRNILLAPPSYFKNVGEDGLFGWFSAVFAALGPLARGILLYNIPSVTMVPLPLTLIGRLCAAFPGVVAGVKDSGGDWSYSEALLRAHGDMVILIGDERHLARSVRQGGQGAISGMANFVTGEIRAMAEDGRDDARVESFVLELLRYPVIPAVKVMVARKTGDERWLAVRPPLEPIGSQGRQQLAAAYDRLFATEPA
- a CDS encoding GntR family transcriptional regulator gives rise to the protein MDDSSEPATLRERAYASFTRHLLARDLRPGQFVSQRELVAFTGLPLGAIREIVPRLEAEGLLTTIPQRGMQIAHIDINLIREAFQFRLFMEREAVALFTVNASDAVLARLRREHEDMLAQALSQAPTPEMEAKAQNIDWAMHDTFIDALGNEIIAKAYLVNSVKIRLIHQERFRIDGRVVPVMQEHLTVIEALESRDPQKAVEAISRHIDNARRLALQI
- a CDS encoding ABC transporter substrate-binding protein — its product is MSSNPFKPTRRQVLAGTTALAAAGLAGLRPSFSASVDWKRFAGTTLDVNLVKSPRSDTILKYIAEFEELTGIKVNAEATPEQQQRQKTVIELSSGRPSFDVVHLSYHVQKRQFEKGGWLADIASYLADPTLTDPGLVESDFAEAGMLFAKDNQGVLRSLPFSVDYWIVYWNKELFEAKGLKYPESFDQLVAAAEALTDPSTNTFGFVARGLKNANTPVWTSLMLGYDMTPLDDKGKLRTETPEAIEAAALYQRLMTKSAPPGVTGFNWAEAQSAFLQGKIGMWFDGVGFAPPMENPEKSRVVGKVGYGVMPKGPKAHASGTFGDGLGVTASSEKKEAAYLFCQWGVSPAMGARLLQAGAGVPFRKSVLEDPKVREGVTMPASWLDAVVQSGNISRLALPVIIPVTEFRDIYGVALTNMIAGADPAEELKKATAQFQPVLDRSEQG